In Rheinheimera sp. MM224, one DNA window encodes the following:
- a CDS encoding winged helix-turn-helix domain-containing protein has protein sequence MLLDLPDVVLGTCLIQHDNHKISGPLTEVQLPARVFEVLQYLIQHQDRAVSRQELIQQIWSGNDAVGQKGLTNAIWQLRKAFEQAGAEQELILTIAKTGYELALKPQYASPEYLISQIKSVASPRRWIWWLLGLSMVVVIVILWFNRQQPAQIETALKPDIRPRQLTSMLGVEEMPSFSRDGRYMAFMADISGQAPGIFRLDLQQMNKAAEPLTPENQYATAPSWSPDQQQLAYLAVEGNDCQVQLLDLNSKQTETLANCFHQNLQNTLSWSASSNMLAFAAVNELGGVSIQGRDMSTGRMERLSSPRADTQDYPLAFANHSAQLAYVRQTKHLGMIYLRQSDGSSRALTKDPLYIYSLAWSPDDRFLYFNSVWQGELSILQISVQTGQITPLSYVKAPGRIAVRLGPQPELVYTQYNSEEQLYRIRVGQEPVLMPKTLGRELYPEYTAASDQLLFMSSRSGRFDLWHSDLAQTKVQRVHTTEEGLVDIASLAPDGEHFVVPARRSEKEVLQLYLGTLSGSDFKPASEKPFESQHASWSRDSRSLYFSSNISGDWQIWRLDLQSGISQQHTVKGGIFAREAPDGRLLYVKALTGGIWLQDQKGGEQLLVPQLAEVDWGNWLVDEKGIYYLQRLPEADLWMFKAWGQSTSVELFRVPGRSIKTSRSVTAVSEREFVVSMYGRREANLMAVPLIAQ, from the coding sequence ATGTTGCTCGATTTACCTGATGTAGTGCTTGGAACTTGTCTAATCCAACACGATAACCACAAAATTTCCGGACCACTTACCGAAGTGCAACTGCCCGCCCGGGTGTTTGAAGTATTGCAGTATTTAATTCAGCATCAGGACAGGGCTGTTAGTCGGCAAGAGCTTATTCAGCAGATATGGTCAGGCAATGATGCTGTAGGGCAGAAAGGCCTGACCAATGCGATATGGCAGTTACGTAAAGCTTTTGAGCAGGCTGGGGCAGAGCAGGAGTTGATACTGACCATTGCCAAAACCGGTTATGAGTTGGCACTAAAGCCACAGTATGCCAGCCCTGAGTACCTTATAAGCCAGATTAAAAGTGTAGCCTCTCCCAGGCGATGGATTTGGTGGCTGCTCGGTTTAAGTATGGTAGTGGTTATAGTGATCTTGTGGTTCAACCGACAGCAACCAGCTCAGATTGAGACTGCACTAAAACCTGATATCCGGCCACGCCAGCTCACCTCTATGCTGGGAGTGGAGGAGATGCCAAGTTTTAGTCGTGATGGCCGTTATATGGCCTTTATGGCGGATATTTCTGGCCAGGCTCCTGGCATCTTTCGGCTGGATTTACAACAGATGAACAAAGCAGCTGAACCTTTAACACCAGAAAATCAGTATGCAACAGCGCCATCTTGGTCGCCTGATCAACAGCAATTGGCTTATCTTGCTGTAGAGGGCAACGACTGTCAGGTGCAGCTGCTGGATTTAAACTCGAAGCAAACAGAAACCTTAGCCAATTGTTTTCATCAGAATTTGCAAAACACCTTGTCCTGGTCTGCCAGCAGCAACATGTTGGCCTTTGCTGCGGTCAATGAACTGGGGGGCGTCAGTATTCAGGGACGGGATATGAGTACTGGTCGCATGGAGCGATTATCATCCCCCCGTGCTGATACACAAGATTATCCACTGGCTTTCGCCAATCACAGTGCACAGCTTGCTTATGTTCGTCAGACCAAACATCTGGGCATGATTTATCTTCGCCAAAGCGATGGTAGCAGTAGAGCCTTAACTAAAGATCCTTTGTATATCTATTCTCTGGCCTGGAGTCCGGATGACAGATTTTTGTATTTCAATAGTGTCTGGCAAGGTGAATTGTCGATTTTACAAATCTCAGTACAAACAGGGCAAATAACACCGCTGTCTTATGTCAAAGCGCCTGGGCGTATTGCCGTAAGGCTAGGGCCACAACCTGAGCTGGTGTATACCCAATACAATAGTGAAGAGCAGCTTTACCGGATTAGGGTTGGGCAAGAACCTGTATTAATGCCCAAAACTTTAGGGCGTGAACTCTACCCTGAATACACAGCCGCTTCAGACCAGCTGTTGTTTATGTCCAGCCGTAGCGGTCGTTTTGATTTATGGCATTCTGATCTGGCACAAACCAAAGTGCAGCGGGTACATACCACTGAAGAAGGACTAGTGGATATTGCCAGTCTGGCTCCGGATGGAGAGCATTTTGTAGTGCCTGCGCGTCGCAGTGAAAAAGAAGTCCTCCAACTTTACCTCGGCACCTTGTCAGGTTCAGACTTTAAGCCAGCCAGCGAAAAGCCTTTTGAAAGCCAGCATGCCAGTTGGAGCAGAGACAGTCGTAGTTTATATTTCAGCTCAAATATCAGTGGTGATTGGCAGATTTGGCGTCTGGATTTGCAATCAGGCATTTCGCAGCAACATACAGTTAAAGGTGGCATTTTTGCCCGTGAAGCACCGGATGGCCGATTGTTGTATGTGAAGGCTTTAACGGGCGGTATTTGGCTTCAGGATCAAAAAGGTGGCGAACAACTGCTGGTGCCACAGTTGGCTGAAGTGGATTGGGGTAATTGGTTGGTGGATGAAAAAGGTATTTATTATCTGCAACGTTTGCCTGAAGCGGACTTGTGGATGTTTAAAGCCTGGGGGCAAAGTACCAGCGTAGAGTTATTCCGAGTCCCTGGGCGCAGTATTAAAACCAGCCGCTCGGTAACAGCTGTAAGTGAGAGGGAATTTGTAGTGTCTATGTATGGCCGCAGAGAAGCAAACTTGATGGCTGTGCCATTGATTGCTCAGTAA
- the hemB gene encoding porphobilinogen synthase, protein MSQFNEYFPASRLRRMRQSDFSRRLMAENHLTVDDLIYPMFIVEGENQRQVIPSMPGIERLSLDLLLEEAKELVALGIPAIAIFPVTAAEKKSLLAEEAYNPEALAQRAVRMLKQHVPELGVITDVALDPFTTHGQDGIIDDEGYVLNDITSDILVKQALSHAEAGADIVAPSDMMDGRIGAIRSALEAEGFVNTKIMAYSAKYASAYYGPFRDAVGSAGNLKGGNKKSYQMDPANSNEALREVALDLEEGADMVMVKPGMPYLDIVRRVKDEFGVPTFAYQVSGEYAMHMAAIQNGWLAEEAVVMESLLAFKRAGADGILTYFAKKAAIWLQQK, encoded by the coding sequence ATGAGTCAGTTTAACGAATACTTCCCTGCCAGTCGCTTACGCCGTATGCGTCAGTCTGATTTTAGCCGTCGTTTAATGGCTGAAAATCATCTGACCGTAGATGACTTGATTTATCCGATGTTCATTGTTGAAGGCGAAAATCAGCGTCAGGTGATTCCGTCAATGCCTGGTATTGAACGTTTATCGCTGGATTTATTGCTCGAAGAAGCTAAAGAGCTGGTCGCTTTAGGCATTCCTGCTATTGCGATATTCCCTGTCACAGCCGCTGAGAAAAAATCACTTTTGGCGGAAGAAGCTTATAACCCGGAAGCATTGGCACAGCGTGCAGTACGAATGTTAAAACAACATGTGCCTGAACTTGGTGTGATCACTGATGTTGCGTTAGACCCTTTTACCACTCATGGTCAGGACGGCATTATTGATGATGAAGGTTATGTGCTCAACGACATCACTAGCGATATTCTGGTAAAGCAGGCGTTGTCTCACGCCGAAGCAGGAGCGGATATAGTTGCGCCATCAGATATGATGGATGGTCGTATTGGCGCTATCCGTTCAGCGCTGGAAGCCGAAGGTTTTGTGAATACCAAAATTATGGCCTACTCGGCCAAATATGCTTCGGCTTATTATGGCCCTTTCCGTGACGCAGTAGGTTCTGCCGGCAACTTAAAAGGCGGCAATAAAAAGTCTTATCAGATGGACCCGGCCAACAGCAATGAAGCCTTGCGTGAAGTAGCATTGGATCTGGAAGAAGGCGCTGACATGGTGATGGTAAAACCAGGTATGCCATATCTGGATATAGTGCGCCGTGTGAAAGACGAATTTGGAGTGCCGACTTTTGCCTATCAGGTCAGCGGCGAATACGCTATGCATATGGCCGCGATTCAAAACGGCTGGCTGGCCGAAGAGGCTGTTGTAATGGAATCCTTGCTGGCCTTTAAGCGAGCTGGTGCCGATGGCATCCTGACTTACTTCGCGAAAAAAGCGGCCATTTGGCTACAACAGAAGTAA